From one Catellatospora sp. IY07-71 genomic stretch:
- a CDS encoding NYN domain-containing protein gives MSAAELSFDASAGDPVEAADFVPEPILSEPIRQRVVSLAAAVLTALPNDEIPVALRKVAKFAPNRRARLGGAAIAAQLTADPVFRQRIGAKVLPEAGELGTAVQSGLAPAAADPTEVAALAYLARPAGWRDLLDAAGQAVAAEAESSAVAEHIRDAESRAARAEHDRAVARVEADKLRDELARVRDELNQVREEARAAGKALRDTQAQLKRANELLAIEKGRAAKGHGDHEAELRRLRAKLADAEAVAGDARQAARETRAVDEARLWLLLETIGQAAVGLRRELALDPATVLPADTVAAAYADTPGTPTAANRAQNADDPARLAQLLALPKAHLVVDGYNVTKRGFAEMSLEQQRNRLVTGLGGVAAQTGAEVTVVFDGAERVHGLPAPPRGVRVLFSRKGETADEVIRRLVRAEPPGRPIVVVSSDREVADGVRRHGAYPMNSESLVRRLTRT, from the coding sequence ATGTCAGCCGCTGAACTTTCGTTCGACGCCTCGGCCGGGGATCCGGTGGAGGCGGCTGACTTCGTGCCCGAGCCCATCCTGTCCGAGCCGATCCGGCAGCGGGTCGTCTCCCTGGCCGCGGCGGTGCTCACCGCTCTGCCCAACGACGAGATCCCCGTCGCGCTGCGCAAGGTGGCCAAGTTCGCGCCGAACCGCCGGGCCCGGCTGGGCGGGGCGGCCATCGCCGCGCAACTGACCGCCGACCCGGTGTTCCGCCAGCGGATCGGCGCCAAGGTGCTGCCCGAAGCCGGCGAGCTGGGCACGGCGGTGCAGAGCGGGCTGGCCCCGGCCGCCGCCGATCCGACCGAGGTCGCCGCACTGGCCTACCTGGCCCGCCCCGCGGGCTGGCGTGACCTGCTCGACGCCGCCGGTCAGGCCGTCGCTGCCGAGGCGGAGAGCTCCGCCGTGGCCGAGCACATCCGCGACGCCGAGTCGCGCGCTGCCCGCGCCGAGCACGACCGGGCCGTGGCCCGGGTGGAGGCCGACAAGCTGCGCGACGAGCTGGCCCGGGTGCGCGACGAGCTGAACCAGGTGCGCGAGGAGGCCCGCGCCGCGGGCAAGGCGCTGCGCGATACGCAGGCCCAGCTCAAGCGGGCCAACGAGCTGCTCGCCATCGAGAAGGGCCGGGCCGCCAAGGGCCACGGCGACCACGAGGCCGAGCTGCGCCGCCTGCGCGCGAAGCTCGCCGACGCCGAGGCGGTCGCCGGGGACGCCCGCCAGGCCGCCCGCGAGACCCGCGCGGTCGACGAGGCGCGGCTGTGGCTGCTGCTGGAGACCATCGGCCAGGCCGCCGTCGGCCTGCGCCGGGAACTCGCCCTCGACCCCGCCACCGTGCTGCCCGCCGACACCGTCGCCGCCGCGTACGCCGACACACCCGGCACGCCCACCGCCGCCAACCGCGCCCAGAACGCCGACGACCCCGCGCGCCTGGCCCAGCTGCTCGCCCTGCCCAAGGCCCACCTCGTCGTCGACGGCTACAACGTCACCAAGCGCGGCTTCGCCGAGATGTCCCTGGAGCAGCAGCGCAACCGCCTGGTCACCGGCCTCGGCGGCGTCGCCGCCCAGACCGGCGCCGAGGTCACGGTGGTCTTCGACGGCGCCGAACGCGTCCACGGCCTCCCCGCCCCACCCCGCGGCGTCCGCGTCCTCTTCTCCCGCAAGGGCGAGACCGCCGACGAGGTGATCCGCCGCCTCGTCCGCGCCGAACCCCCAGGCCGCCCCATCGTCGTCGTCTCCTCCGACCGCGAGGTCGCCGACGGCGTCCGCCGCCACGGCGCCTACCCCATGAACTCCGAATCCCTGGTCCGCCGCCTGACCCGCACCTGA
- a CDS encoding glycosyltransferase family 4 protein, with the protein MRTLLVTNDFPPRPGGIQQFLHNLAIRQPDGELVVYASTWRDPKPFDAEQPYPVVRDRTGVLLPTPRVARRVAELARAEGCDRVWFGAAAPLGLLAQGLRKRAGVERAVGITHGHEVGWAALPGARSLLRRIADGNDVLTYLGEYQRVRLAKALGERTRLQRLAPGVDSAMYHPDVDGAEVRARHGLTDRPVIVCVSRLVPRKGQDTLVRALPLVRRAVPDAALLLVGGGPHRPTVQRLARELDVADHVVLTGSVPWADLPKHYAAGDVFAMPCRTRNRGLDVEGLGIVYLEASAVGLPVIAGDSGGAPDAVREGETGYVVPGRDVAALAARLVELLTDEPLRRKMGAAGRTWVEQEWGWDLQAHRLRTLLAD; encoded by the coding sequence ATGCGGACGCTGCTGGTGACCAACGACTTCCCGCCCCGCCCGGGGGGCATCCAGCAGTTCCTGCACAACCTCGCCATCCGTCAGCCCGACGGCGAGCTCGTCGTCTACGCCTCGACCTGGCGCGATCCGAAGCCGTTCGACGCCGAGCAGCCCTACCCGGTGGTCCGCGACCGCACGGGGGTCCTGCTGCCGACGCCTCGCGTGGCCCGGCGGGTGGCTGAGCTGGCCCGCGCCGAGGGCTGCGACCGGGTCTGGTTCGGCGCCGCCGCGCCGCTCGGCCTGCTGGCGCAGGGGCTGCGCAAACGCGCCGGGGTCGAGCGCGCCGTGGGCATCACGCACGGTCACGAGGTCGGCTGGGCGGCGCTGCCCGGCGCCCGCAGCTTGCTGCGCCGCATCGCCGACGGCAACGACGTGCTCACCTACCTCGGCGAGTACCAGCGCGTCCGCCTGGCCAAGGCGCTGGGGGAGCGGACCCGGCTGCAGCGGCTCGCCCCGGGCGTCGACTCGGCCATGTACCACCCCGACGTGGACGGCGCGGAGGTCCGCGCCCGGCACGGGCTCACCGACCGCCCGGTGATCGTCTGCGTGTCCCGCCTGGTCCCGCGCAAGGGCCAGGACACGCTGGTACGCGCGCTCCCGCTGGTGCGCCGCGCGGTGCCCGACGCGGCGCTGCTGCTGGTGGGCGGCGGCCCGCACCGGCCGACCGTGCAGCGGCTGGCCCGCGAGCTGGACGTGGCCGACCACGTGGTGCTGACCGGCTCGGTGCCGTGGGCGGACCTGCCGAAGCACTACGCGGCCGGGGACGTGTTCGCGATGCCGTGCCGCACCCGCAACCGCGGCCTGGACGTGGAGGGCCTCGGCATCGTCTACCTGGAGGCGTCCGCGGTGGGCCTGCCGGTGATCGCCGGCGACTCCGGGGGCGCCCCCGACGCCGTCCGCGAGGGCGAGACCGGCTACGTGGTGCCCGGCCGCGACGTCGCCGCCCTCGCCGCCCGCCTGGTGGAACTCCTCACCGACGAGCCGCTGCGGCGCAAGATGGGCGCCGCCGGCCGCACCTGGGTCGAGCAGGAGTGGGGCTGGGACCTCCAGGCCCACCGCCTCCGCACCCTCCTCGCCGACTGA
- a CDS encoding M48 family metallopeptidase, producing the protein MTVRGWAWVALVVLCAALAVVVAVLIPWHRPPAPRADQLAALAELPGERVAKARELRGELRWIRYPAMFVGLGVALVLGLTPLGAWLVGLVPGPWIAKVLGGGLLVLAVADLVTLPFAAWRHTVLVRYGLSTQGWGGWAVDLLKGYAVGAVLAAIALLGFFGLTRLLPNWWWAVGAAGAAALVVLLSFVFPVLVEPVFNKFTPMADGPLRTELMELAARDGVPVRDVLVADASRRTTALNAYVSGIGPTRRIVVYDTLLREAAPAETVGVVAHELGHAKRNDVVIGTVIGALGAAALVVGLYLLGGWGWLLRRAGVDSIAEPKAIGLLLAVATVAGLLAGPAQAFVSRLIEARADQHALELTGDPAGFEDMQQRLSLVNLSDPDPPAWEQALFGSHPTTVERMAAARAYARTHG; encoded by the coding sequence ATGACGGTGCGGGGCTGGGCTTGGGTGGCGTTGGTCGTCCTTTGTGCCGCGTTGGCGGTGGTCGTGGCAGTGCTGATTCCGTGGCACCGGCCGCCGGCGCCGCGGGCTGATCAGCTGGCCGCGCTGGCGGAGCTGCCGGGGGAGCGGGTGGCGAAGGCGCGGGAGCTGCGCGGTGAGCTGCGCTGGATCCGGTATCCGGCGATGTTCGTCGGGCTCGGGGTCGCGCTGGTGCTGGGGCTGACGCCGCTGGGGGCGTGGCTGGTCGGGCTGGTGCCGGGGCCGTGGATCGCGAAGGTGCTCGGGGGCGGGCTGCTGGTGCTCGCGGTCGCGGACCTGGTCACGCTGCCGTTCGCGGCGTGGCGGCACACGGTGCTGGTCCGCTACGGCCTGTCCACCCAGGGCTGGGGCGGGTGGGCGGTGGACCTGCTCAAGGGGTACGCCGTGGGCGCGGTGCTCGCCGCGATCGCCCTGCTCGGCTTCTTCGGGCTGACCCGGCTGCTGCCGAACTGGTGGTGGGCGGTGGGTGCGGCCGGCGCCGCAGCGCTGGTGGTGCTGCTCAGCTTCGTCTTCCCGGTGCTGGTCGAGCCGGTGTTCAACAAGTTCACGCCGATGGCCGACGGGCCGCTGCGCACCGAGCTGATGGAGCTGGCCGCGCGGGACGGGGTGCCGGTGCGCGACGTGCTGGTCGCCGACGCGTCGCGGCGCACCACCGCACTCAACGCGTACGTCAGCGGCATCGGCCCGACCCGGCGCATCGTCGTGTACGACACGCTGCTGCGCGAGGCCGCGCCGGCCGAGACGGTCGGGGTGGTGGCGCACGAGCTGGGCCACGCGAAGCGCAACGACGTGGTGATCGGCACCGTGATCGGCGCGCTGGGGGCGGCCGCGCTGGTGGTGGGGCTGTACCTGCTCGGCGGCTGGGGGTGGCTGCTGCGCCGGGCCGGGGTGGACTCGATCGCCGAGCCGAAGGCGATCGGGCTGCTGCTGGCCGTGGCCACCGTGGCGGGGTTGCTCGCCGGCCCGGCCCAGGCGTTCGTCTCCCGGCTCATCGAGGCGCGGGCCGATCAGCACGCGCTGGAGCTGACCGGGGATCCGGCCGGGTTCGAGGACATGCAGCAGCGGCTGTCGCTGGTGAACCTGTCCGACCCGGACCCGCCCGCCTGGGAGCAGGCGCTGTTCGGCAGCCACCCGACCACGGTCGAGCGGATGGCCGCCGCGCGGGCTTACGCCCGTACCCACGGCTGA